A genomic stretch from Streptomyces venezuelae ATCC 10712 includes:
- a CDS encoding YajQ family cyclic di-GMP-binding protein yields MADSSFDIVSKVERQEVDNALNQAVKEISQRYDFKGTNASISWSGEKILMQANGEERVMAILDIFQTKLIKRGISLKSLDVEGEPQLSGKEYKLFASVTEGISQENAKKVAKAIRDEGPKGVKAQVQGDELRVSSKSRDDLQAVQALLKGKDFDFAIQFVNYR; encoded by the coding sequence ATGGCCGACTCCAGTTTCGACATCGTGTCCAAGGTCGAGCGGCAGGAGGTCGACAACGCCCTCAACCAGGCCGTGAAGGAGATCTCGCAGCGCTACGACTTCAAGGGAACCAACGCCTCGATCTCGTGGTCGGGCGAGAAGATCCTCATGCAGGCGAACGGCGAGGAGCGCGTCATGGCGATCCTCGACATCTTCCAGACCAAGCTGATCAAGCGGGGCATCTCGCTGAAGTCGCTGGACGTCGAGGGTGAGCCGCAGCTGTCCGGCAAGGAGTACAAGCTCTTCGCGTCGGTCACCGAGGGCATCTCCCAGGAGAACGCCAAGAAGGTCGCGAAGGCCATCCGCGACGAGGGCCCCAAGGGCGTCAAGGCGCAGGTCCAGGGCGACGAGCTGCGGGTCAGCTCGAAGAGCCGGGACGACCTGCAGGCCGTGCAGGCGCTGCTCAAGGGCAAGGACTTCGACTTCGCGATCCAGTTCGTGAACTACCGCTGA
- a CDS encoding NAD(P)H-binding protein, with translation MRIVIAGGHGQIALRLERLLSAGGHEVAGIIRRPEQAGDLRDAGAEPVVLDLESASVEMVAAVLQGADAAVFAAGAGPGSGADRKDTVDRAAAVLFAEAAERAGARRYVIVSSMGADAAHPGDEIFDAYLRAKGAADDDVRSRAGLDWTVLRPGSLTNDAGTGLVRLEARTGRGTIPRDDVAATIAELLDTPATSGLTLELIAGSTPLSVAVKAVAGN, from the coding sequence ATGCGCATCGTCATCGCTGGAGGACACGGACAGATCGCCCTGCGCCTGGAAAGGCTGCTCTCGGCGGGCGGGCACGAGGTGGCGGGAATCATCCGCAGACCGGAGCAGGCCGGAGACCTGCGGGACGCGGGCGCCGAGCCCGTCGTCCTGGACCTGGAGTCCGCCTCGGTCGAAATGGTCGCCGCGGTGCTCCAGGGCGCCGACGCGGCCGTGTTCGCGGCCGGCGCGGGCCCGGGCAGCGGAGCGGACCGCAAGGACACGGTGGACCGCGCGGCGGCGGTGCTGTTCGCCGAGGCGGCGGAACGCGCGGGCGCGCGCCGCTACGTCATCGTCTCGTCGATGGGCGCGGACGCGGCCCACCCGGGCGACGAGATCTTCGACGCCTACCTCCGGGCCAAGGGGGCCGCCGACGACGACGTCCGCTCCCGTGCGGGCCTGGACTGGACGGTCCTGCGCCCGGGCAGCCTGACGAACGACGCGGGCACGGGCCTGGTCCGCCTGGAGGCCCGCACGGGCCGCGGCACGATCCCCCGCGACGACGTGGCGGCGACGATCGCCGAACTCCTGGACACCCCGGCGACGTCCGGCCTGACCCTGGAACTGATCGCGGGCTCGACCCCGCTCTCGGTCGCGGTCAAGGCCGTGGCCGGCAACTGA
- a CDS encoding methylated-DNA--[protein]-cysteine S-methyltransferase, protein MNDTTVYAYVDGPLGEMLLVGRLAAGGRAVLRSLSLPGQKGAVEVEDGWTLAPEAFAEVAGQLGEYFAGRRDRFDLPLDAGAGTEFQRRVWTALEEIPYGTTVSYGEIARRVGSPGAGVRAVGTAIGRNPLLVVRPCHRVVGADGALRGYAAGLDRKERLLGLEGAPV, encoded by the coding sequence ATGAACGACACCACCGTGTACGCGTACGTCGACGGCCCCCTGGGCGAGATGCTGCTGGTCGGGCGGCTCGCCGCAGGGGGCCGTGCCGTGCTGCGCTCGCTGTCCCTGCCGGGGCAGAAGGGCGCCGTCGAGGTCGAGGACGGTTGGACGCTCGCGCCCGAGGCCTTCGCCGAGGTCGCCGGGCAGCTCGGTGAGTACTTCGCCGGGCGGCGGGACCGGTTCGACCTGCCGCTGGACGCCGGGGCCGGGACCGAGTTCCAGCGGCGCGTCTGGACGGCGCTTGAGGAGATCCCGTACGGCACGACCGTCTCGTACGGGGAGATCGCCCGGCGGGTCGGCTCCCCGGGCGCGGGTGTGCGGGCCGTGGGGACCGCGATCGGACGCAACCCGCTGCTCGTGGTGCGGCCCTGTCACCGGGTCGTCGGAGCCGACGGCGCGCTGCGCGGGTACGCCGCCGGGCTCGACCGCAAGGAGCGGCTGCTCGGCCTGGAGGGGGCCCCGGTGTGA